One genomic region from Terriglobia bacterium encodes:
- a CDS encoding 4Fe-4S dicluster domain-containing protein gives MITRRHFLVLLPAAAVAWKYVSAGTPAESPNYEKGEHWYGMLVDIEKCIGCGNCVRACATENDVPDEYFRTWVERYHVADWHMENPKVDSPDGGKNGFPPSTETGGKNFFVPKLCNHCADSPCTQVCPVGATFVSPEGVVLVDSKYCLGCRYCIQACPYGCRFLDPTTHTAQKCTLCYHRITKGLTTACCENCPTGARQLFDLKNPKDPIHEFLKTHAVQVLKPYLATGAKVYYNDLDGSVR, from the coding sequence ATGATCACGCGTCGTCACTTCCTGGTTCTCCTTCCGGCCGCGGCTGTCGCTTGGAAATACGTGTCTGCGGGTACTCCCGCGGAATCTCCCAATTATGAGAAGGGCGAGCACTGGTACGGCATGCTGGTCGATATCGAGAAGTGCATTGGCTGCGGGAATTGTGTGCGCGCCTGCGCCACCGAAAACGATGTGCCCGATGAGTACTTCCGCACCTGGGTGGAGCGTTACCACGTCGCCGACTGGCACATGGAGAACCCCAAGGTCGACTCGCCCGACGGCGGCAAGAACGGCTTCCCACCCAGCACCGAAACCGGCGGGAAGAACTTCTTCGTCCCGAAGCTATGCAATCACTGCGCCGATTCTCCCTGCACACAGGTCTGCCCCGTCGGCGCAACCTTCGTTTCCCCTGAAGGGGTCGTGCTTGTCGACAGCAAGTACTGCCTCGGCTGCCGATACTGCATCCAGGCATGTCCGTATGGCTGCCGTTTCCTCGATCCGACCACGCACACGGCCCAGAAATGCACGCTCTGTTATCACCGCATCACGAAAGGGCTGACGACAGCCTGCTGCGAGAACTGTCCAACGGGTGCGCGCCAGTTGTTTGACTTGAAGAATCCCAAAGATCCGATCCACGAATTCCTGAAGACTCACGCCGTGCAGGTGCTGAAGCCGTATCTCGCCACTGGCGCTAAGGTCTACTACAACGACCTGGACGGCTCGGTCCGCTAG
- a CDS encoding multiheme c-type cytochrome, whose amino-acid sequence MDRTVGKFKDVEHLLRLAAVFAVGIIVFLILRAHFVPKSFGQYGHYRGNALKEIAEREPRFAGHQACEDCHSDVMELKKTGKHAGVNCEACHGALAKHAADPGDVVPQLPEPLSLCPRCHEANIAKPAGFPQVVTKDHMGDIKCDTCHQPHSPLLAPKEKKA is encoded by the coding sequence ATGGATCGAACCGTGGGTAAATTCAAAGACGTCGAGCATCTACTGCGGCTCGCAGCTGTCTTCGCTGTTGGCATTATCGTCTTCCTCATCCTCCGGGCACACTTCGTTCCCAAGAGTTTCGGACAATACGGCCACTATCGCGGCAACGCATTGAAAGAGATTGCGGAACGCGAGCCGAGGTTTGCGGGACACCAAGCCTGCGAAGATTGTCACTCCGATGTTATGGAACTAAAGAAAACCGGCAAGCATGCAGGCGTTAACTGCGAAGCCTGTCACGGCGCGCTGGCGAAGCATGCCGCCGACCCGGGCGATGTCGTTCCTCAACTTCCCGAGCCACTGTCGCTGTGTCCGCGCTGCCACGAGGCCAACATCGCAAAGCCTGCGGGATTTCCCCAGGTGGTGACCAAGGATCACATGGGCGATATCAAGTGCGACACCTGTCATCAGCCGCACAGTCCTCTGCTGGCGCCGAAGGAGAAAAAGGCATGA
- a CDS encoding MoaD family protein: protein MRVRVVYLGILKDHAGKPMESLELTNGARVSDLWRQLTEKYPKFSAFTNSAAVAVNQEYAPPNTELKDGFEIALLPPVSGGVAEGTERETPYVRIVHDRIVPHDIIPPLECPEDGAIVIFDGVVRNHSRGRPTRYLEYEAYEEMALKKIQELVVEALEKFPIRNVALVHRLGHLEIGESSVLIAVFSAHRAAAFDACRWLIDTLKKTVPIYKKEYFEDGAVWADGEPFPEDWVVGNL from the coding sequence ATGCGCGTGCGCGTCGTTTATCTCGGGATTCTGAAGGACCATGCTGGCAAGCCGATGGAGTCGCTTGAGCTGACGAACGGCGCGCGCGTTTCCGACCTGTGGCGACAGTTGACGGAAAAGTATCCGAAGTTCTCGGCCTTTACGAACTCGGCTGCGGTTGCCGTGAACCAGGAATACGCGCCGCCCAACACGGAATTAAAAGACGGATTCGAGATCGCTTTGTTGCCGCCGGTTTCGGGTGGCGTCGCCGAGGGCACTGAGCGGGAAACTCCTTACGTGCGAATCGTTCATGACCGCATCGTGCCGCACGACATCATTCCTCCGCTTGAGTGCCCCGAGGACGGAGCTATCGTGATCTTCGACGGCGTCGTCCGAAATCACTCGCGCGGAAGGCCGACCCGTTATCTCGAATACGAAGCCTACGAGGAAATGGCTCTGAAGAAGATCCAAGAGCTGGTGGTGGAGGCGCTGGAGAAGTTTCCCATACGCAACGTTGCGCTGGTACACAGGCTCGGACACCTGGAGATCGGGGAGTCGAGCGTGCTGATCGCAGTCTTCTCGGCGCATCGCGCAGCCGCTTTTGATGCCTGCCGCTGGCTGATCGACACGCTGAAGAAGACGGTTCCTATCTATAAGAAGGAGTATTTCGAGGATGGGGCGGTGTGGGCGGACGGGGAACCGTTTCCAGAGGATTGGGTTGTTGGTAATTTGTGA
- a CDS encoding VWA domain-containing protein: MRILGLAVLLFLATVVMAQDTDPASQVSAPPVQQRQSHPVPRPPQKPAQDDAQATDDQAAATFKVNVKLVNVFTTVTDANGAPIGGLDKKDFKVFEDGVPQKIAVFARESALPLSVILAIDASLSTRKDLPLEIESAKRFSRAILRPQDGLSVMQFSEIVKEVVPFTNNLRQIDQGVSHIQTGAATALYDAIYLGSSALQRRHGRKVMVLITDGGDTMSQTSYQEALRAAQISETILYAIIMVPIEASAGRDLGGEHALIQMTHDTGGKYYYATSIQQLDNAFRQISEELRTQYLLAYYPPKKSYEDFRRIKVEVDPAAANLPLGTEIHVAHRTGYYTSSIE, translated from the coding sequence ATGCGCATTCTGGGATTGGCGGTACTTTTATTTCTGGCCACCGTGGTCATGGCGCAGGACACTGATCCTGCGAGCCAGGTGTCAGCGCCGCCGGTTCAGCAGAGGCAGTCGCATCCCGTTCCTCGCCCGCCGCAAAAGCCCGCACAAGACGATGCGCAGGCTACTGACGATCAAGCGGCCGCTACCTTCAAGGTGAACGTAAAACTGGTCAACGTGTTTACAACGGTTACGGACGCGAATGGCGCACCAATCGGCGGATTAGACAAAAAGGACTTCAAAGTTTTCGAGGATGGCGTGCCGCAAAAGATCGCCGTCTTTGCCCGCGAATCGGCGCTGCCGCTGTCGGTTATTCTCGCGATCGACGCTTCTTTGAGTACGCGCAAGGATTTGCCATTAGAGATCGAATCCGCGAAACGGTTTTCGCGTGCCATCTTGCGTCCGCAGGACGGACTCTCGGTCATGCAGTTCAGCGAGATTGTTAAAGAGGTGGTGCCGTTCACGAACAATTTGCGGCAAATCGATCAGGGAGTGAGCCACATTCAGACCGGCGCTGCCACAGCGCTTTATGATGCGATCTACCTCGGATCATCGGCGCTACAAAGGCGTCATGGCCGCAAGGTAATGGTGCTCATCACCGATGGCGGCGACACCATGAGCCAGACGAGCTATCAGGAGGCGCTGCGCGCAGCACAGATTTCGGAGACGATTCTGTATGCCATCATCATGGTGCCCATCGAGGCCAGTGCCGGCCGTGACCTTGGTGGCGAGCACGCTCTTATTCAGATGACTCACGACACCGGTGGCAAGTACTACTACGCCACCTCCATCCAGCAACTTGACAATGCGTTCCGTCAGATCAGTGAAGAGCTCCGAACGCAGTACCTGCTAGCCTACTACCCGCCAAAGAAATCTTATGAGGATTTTCGTCGGATCAAAGTTGAGGTGGATCCGGCCGCGGCCAATCTACCACTGGGAACCGAAATCCATGTCGCGCACCGGACGGGATACTACACGAGCAGCATCGAGTGA